Below is a genomic region from Candidatus Binatia bacterium.
CTGCAGTGTCGCGCGATCGAGCGCAACCGCGGGCGGAAACGCCGGCGGCAGCTGCGCGACGACGGGCTTGCCCTGCTCGCCGAGGCGCACCGCCGGGATCGTCTCGCCCGCCTGGATCAAGCGCAGCCCCACGATCGCGTCGGTGGCGCGCAAAAATTTGAACGTCGCATCGACGGCCTGCGAATAGTACGTGTCCCGGCCGACTTGCTGATAGGCCGCGCCGAGCTGCGGCAGCACCGCGATGGCCAACTGGTTGGGCTCCCGGGTCGTCGCCACCCGGAACGTGAAGCCGCCGCTCGCGTTGCAGTAGACGCCGTCGTACGCTTTCGGATCGGTGTCCGACGCCGCCACCGACGACGGGCAAACCGCGATCGGATAGCTCGGTACCAACACGTGCGCCGCGATATCGGTGACCGCCGGCCCGTTGCTGAGCACGGCCACGCCCATTTGGCGGTCGCGCGAGATCGCGAAGTCGGCGTGAAAACCGAGCGTGTCGCCGGCGTGGCTGGTGGTTCCGGTATTGGGATTGATATTCCACACGAGCCCGATCTGGTGGCCGGGGCTCCCCTGCGCGCGCGGCCGCTGCGCGAAGAGGCAGGTGCGCGCGAGCGGTCCTTGGCCCATATTGCAGCGCAGGTATTTCAGCATGTCGGTCACGTTGGAGTAGATGCCGCCGGCCGGGAGGATGGACTGAGCATGCCATGTCGTCACGACTTGCCCGCTCAAATCATGCCCCGCTGCGAGCAGCGCGGGGTCCGATGCCGGTGACTCCGCGAAGCCCGTCTCGCTCATGCCGAGCGGATCGAGCACCGTGTTACGCACGAGCGTCGTATACGGCACCTTCGCGCGATTGGCAAGCAACTGCCCGAGCAGTCCGATTCCATAGTTCGAATACTCGTACGACGAACCGGGATCGCGCGTAAGCGCGTAGCCGTTGAGGAACGCGTACATGTTGGCGACGGTATAGTCCGCGTAGGGATCGTCGCCTGCGACGTCGTTCATGTTCGTCGGTAGGCGCGGCAGCCCGGAACGCTGCTCGGCCAGATTGAGCAGCGTGATGGCCTTGCCGTCTTTGCTCGGAGCGCGAACGCCCGCGGGCAGATACTTCGAGATCGGGTCGCTCAAACGGACCTCGTTGCGGAGCACCATCGCGGCGAGGGTCGTGGCGGTGAACGTCTTCGTCACCGAGCCGATCTCGAAGAGCGTGTGCGCGTCGACCGCGCTGCCGTTTCCGGCGTTACCAGCGACGTAGACGCGCGTGACGCCGTGATCGATCACGCCGACGGCGATGCCCGTGCCGGGCACGGCCGCGGCGCGCGCGTCGAGCGCCGCCTGCAGCGAGAGCGCCGCCAAGAGCGGCGCGACACAGCCGAGCATGCGTGCGCCTTGGCGCCCCGGCGGCGGGCGCCCTGCCCGAGCGCGGCGTAGTACGCCAACGATGGCGCGCGATATCAACGCTTCGGGCATTCCGCTCGAGAGGGTCTACGACGAGGTCGACGGACAGCCGCACGAGCTCGGGGAGCCCGGCGCGTTTCCTTACGGCCGCGGCATTCGCCCCGATATGTATCGCGGACGCCTCTGGACGATGCGTCAATACGCCGGCTTCGGCACGGCAGCGGAATCGAACGCGCGCTACCGCTATTTGCTCGAGCGCGGGCAGACCGGCCTCTCAGTGGCATTCGACCTGCCGACGCAGCTCGGCCTCGACTCGGACGCGCCGCTCGCGCGCGGCGAGGTCGGCAAGGTCGGCGTGGCGATCGACTCGATCGACGAGATGGAGACGCTGCTTTCCGGCGTTCCGCTCGATAAGGTGACCGTATCGATGACGATCAACGCGCCCGCCGCGATCCTGCTGGCGCTCTTCTTAGCGGTCGCGCGCCGGCGCGGCGTCCCGTTCGATAAGCTGGGCGGCACGGTGCAGAACGACGTGCTCAAGGAGTACGCGGCGCGCGGCACCTACATCTATCCGCCCGAGCCCTCGATGCGCCTCGTGACCGACGTGATGGCCTACTGCGCGAGTGAGGTGCCGCAGTGGAACACGATCTCCGTCTCCGGCTACCACATCCGCGAGGCGGGCTCGACGGCGGTTGAAGAGATCGCATTCACGCTGGCCAACGCAAAGGCGTACCTGAACGCGGCGCGCGACGCCGGCATCGCGCTGGACGAGGTTGCGCCGCGCATTTCCTTCTTCTGGAACTCGCACAACGACTTCTTCGAGGAGATCGCCAAGTTCCGCGCGGCGCGCTACTTGTGGGCACATATTACGCGGGACGAGTTCGGCTGCCGCGATCCGCGCTCGCAGATGCTGCGCTTCCACGCGCAGACCGGGGGCTCCACGCTGACCGCGCAGGAGCCGGAGAACAACGTCGTACGCGTCGCCTTACAGGCGCTCGCAGCGGTGCTCGGCGGCGCGCAGTCGCTGCACACCAACGGCAAGGACGAGGCGCTCGCGCTACCGACCGCCGACAGCGCCAAGACCGCGCTGCGCACGCAGCAGATCATCGCGTACGAGTCGGGCGTGGCCGACGTCGTCGATCCGATGGCGGGATCGTATTACCTCGAGACGCTCACCAACGCGCTCATCGAGCGGGCGACGCACTTGATCGGCGAAGTGGACGCGATGGGCGGAAGCATCGCGGCAATCGAGAGCGGCTGGATGCAGCGGCGGATCGCGGAATCCGCGTACCGCGCGCAGCAGGCCATCGAACGCGGCGAGCAGGTGGTGGTCGGCGTGAATCGCTTCGCGGAGGCGTCCGACGGAGCGGCGATGCCGCTGCAGCGCGTCGACGAGCGCGTCGAACGCGAACAGGTGGAGCGCCTCGCAGCGTTTCGCGCGGCACGCGATCCCGGCGCGGTCGAAGCGAACCTCGCCGCAGTGCGTGCGGCGGCCGCGAGCGATGAGAACCTGATGCCCCGCTTCGTCGATGCCGTGGACGCCGGCGCGACGCTCGGCGAGCTGTGCGACGTGCTGCGCGACGTGTTCGGAACGTATCGCTCCAAAGAGGTCGTCGCGTAATTGATGGAAATTGACCACGTCGCGATCGTCGTCAAGGATCTCGACGCAACGCTGCGGCTCTACACGCAGACGCTCGGCTTCAAGGAGATCTATCGCGAGGTCATCTACGATCAGCGAGTAGAGGCGGTCGGGCTGGAGGCCGGCGAATCGCACGTGGAATTGCTGCTTCCCTTAGACGAGAATTCGGCGATCGCGCGCTATCGCGGAGAGGCCGAGACGAAGCTGCATCACACGGCGTACCGCGTGGCCGACATCGAGCGCGCGCTCGAGGAGCTGCGGGCCAAGGGCGTTCGTCTGATCGACGAGCGTCCTCGCAAAGGGGCGAACGGCAGCACGATCGCGTTTCTCCATCCGAAGGCGACCGCGGGCGTGCTCATCGAACTCTGTCAGCCGCATCCGGTACGTACTCACACCTAAGCGGGAAAGCCTAACGACTGCTTGATTTCGGGAACGCTCGATCGGCGCCGGCGCGCGCTGTTCTGGTCGACGCTCGCGTCGGCCACAATCCACCTCATCGTCTTGACGCTGCTTTTCTACGCCGTGTCGCGGATCTTGATTACCCGCGGTACCAAGGAGATCGTGTCGCAAACCAACGTCACGTCAGTCGAGCGGCTCGTCCATCCCAAAGAGGCGACGGTGGCGCCGCAACCCCACCGGACGATTCGGCGGCAAGAGTCGGCGCCGGCGAAAATCGAGCCCCACGAGCTGGCGCGCGTGGTCAAGACCGCTGCCTCACCGGAGCCGCCGCAACGTCCGACCATCCCGTCGACGATCGAGCGCGACACGGCCGGCTACGCCAAGGAGGTCGCCAAGCTCAACGCTCTCGACGATCCGCGCGCGATCCCCACGATCGATCCCGGCACGCGCGGGTCGACGATGAAGAGCTACGCCTTCAACATTCCCTCATCGTTGCGCG
It encodes:
- a CDS encoding methylmalonyl-CoA mutase family protein — encoded protein: MARDINASGIPLERVYDEVDGQPHELGEPGAFPYGRGIRPDMYRGRLWTMRQYAGFGTAAESNARYRYLLERGQTGLSVAFDLPTQLGLDSDAPLARGEVGKVGVAIDSIDEMETLLSGVPLDKVTVSMTINAPAAILLALFLAVARRRGVPFDKLGGTVQNDVLKEYAARGTYIYPPEPSMRLVTDVMAYCASEVPQWNTISVSGYHIREAGSTAVEEIAFTLANAKAYLNAARDAGIALDEVAPRISFFWNSHNDFFEEIAKFRAARYLWAHITRDEFGCRDPRSQMLRFHAQTGGSTLTAQEPENNVVRVALQALAAVLGGAQSLHTNGKDEALALPTADSAKTALRTQQIIAYESGVADVVDPMAGSYYLETLTNALIERATHLIGEVDAMGGSIAAIESGWMQRRIAESAYRAQQAIERGEQVVVGVNRFAEASDGAAMPLQRVDERVEREQVERLAAFRAARDPGAVEANLAAVRAAAASDENLMPRFVDAVDAGATLGELCDVLRDVFGTYRSKEVVA
- a CDS encoding serine hydrolase; translated protein: MLGCVAPLLAALSLQAALDARAAAVPGTGIAVGVIDHGVTRVYVAGNAGNGSAVDAHTLFEIGSVTKTFTATTLAAMVLRNEVRLSDPISKYLPAGVRAPSKDGKAITLLNLAEQRSGLPRLPTNMNDVAGDDPYADYTVANMYAFLNGYALTRDPGSSYEYSNYGIGLLGQLLANRAKVPYTTLVRNTVLDPLGMSETGFAESPASDPALLAAGHDLSGQVVTTWHAQSILPAGGIYSNVTDMLKYLRCNMGQGPLARTCLFAQRPRAQGSPGHQIGLVWNINPNTGTTSHAGDTLGFHADFAISRDRQMGVAVLSNGPAVTDIAAHVLVPSYPIAVCPSSVAASDTDPKAYDGVYCNASGGFTFRVATTREPNQLAIAVLPQLGAAYQQVGRDTYYSQAVDATFKFLRATDAIVGLRLIQAGETIPAVRLGEQGKPVVAQLPPAFPPAVALDRATLQQYVGTYPLDGGAFTVTQRGDALYVQLTSQPAIQVYASAKDEFYLKVVEARITFGRNASGAVDGLTLYQNGQTIHASRAASTNAPP
- the mce gene encoding methylmalonyl-CoA epimerase, whose amino-acid sequence is MEIDHVAIVVKDLDATLRLYTQTLGFKEIYREVIYDQRVEAVGLEAGESHVELLLPLDENSAIARYRGEAETKLHHTAYRVADIERALEELRAKGVRLIDERPRKGANGSTIAFLHPKATAGVLIELCQPHPVRTHT